The Streptomyces sp. DH-12 genome has a window encoding:
- the mycP gene encoding type VII secretion-associated serine protease mycosin, with product MRKRPAALGGLLAAALVLVPTTTARADGIRDRQWSLEALHTEEAWRTTRGAGVTVAVLDTGVEADHPDLDGNVLEGKDLVGFGAREGDEAWARHGTAMAGIIAGHGHGPGNGDGVLGVAPEAKILPVRVILEDRDPARAKARSTRGNALAEGIRWAADHGADVINLSLGDDSASAHPEPGEDEAIQYALRKGVVVVASAGNGGEKGDRISYPAAYPGVIAATAVDRYGTRAPFSTRRWYATVSAPGVDVIIADPDHKYYEGWGTSAAAAFVSGAVALVRSAYPDLTPAQIKRLLEDTARNAPAAGRDDSRGSGFVDPAAAIEAAGRLKPEGLEAAAYGDEYFGPGPDADAPGDDTADWAAPLAGGAGGVLLVAAVVLWRGRRPESRTF from the coding sequence ATGAGGAAGCGCCCCGCCGCCCTCGGCGGCCTGCTCGCCGCGGCCCTGGTGCTGGTCCCCACGACCACCGCGCGCGCCGACGGCATCCGCGACCGGCAGTGGTCCCTGGAGGCCCTGCACACCGAGGAGGCCTGGCGCACCACGCGCGGCGCGGGCGTCACCGTCGCCGTCCTGGACACCGGCGTCGAGGCCGACCACCCCGACCTCGACGGCAACGTCCTGGAGGGCAAGGACCTCGTCGGCTTCGGCGCGCGCGAGGGCGACGAGGCCTGGGCCCGCCACGGCACCGCCATGGCCGGCATCATCGCCGGCCACGGCCACGGCCCGGGCAACGGCGACGGCGTCCTCGGCGTCGCCCCGGAGGCGAAGATCCTCCCCGTCCGCGTCATCCTCGAGGACCGCGACCCGGCCCGCGCCAAGGCCCGCAGCACCCGCGGCAACGCCCTCGCCGAAGGCATCCGCTGGGCCGCCGACCACGGCGCCGACGTCATCAACCTCTCCCTCGGCGACGACTCCGCCTCCGCTCACCCGGAGCCGGGTGAGGACGAGGCGATCCAGTACGCCCTGCGCAAGGGCGTGGTCGTCGTCGCCTCCGCCGGCAACGGCGGCGAGAAGGGCGACCGGATCTCCTACCCGGCGGCCTACCCGGGCGTCATCGCCGCCACCGCCGTCGACCGCTACGGCACCCGCGCCCCCTTCTCCACCCGCCGCTGGTACGCGACGGTCAGCGCCCCCGGCGTCGACGTGATCATCGCCGACCCCGACCACAAGTACTACGAGGGCTGGGGCACCAGCGCCGCCGCCGCGTTCGTCTCCGGCGCCGTCGCCCTGGTGAGGTCCGCGTACCCGGACCTGACCCCCGCACAGATCAAGCGGCTCCTGGAGGACACCGCCCGCAACGCGCCCGCCGCCGGACGCGACGACTCGCGCGGCTCCGGCTTCGTCGACCCGGCCGCCGCGATCGAGGCCGCCGGCCGGCTGAAGCCGGAGGGCCTCGAGGCGGCGGCGTACGGCGACGAGTACTTCGGCCCGGGCCCGGACGCCGACGCCCCCGGCGACGACACCGCCGACTGGGCCGCGCCCCTCGCGGGCGGCGCCGGCGGGGTGCTTCTGGTGGCCGCGGTGGTCCTGTGGCGCGGCCGCCGCCCCGAGAGCCGGACCTTCTGA